In a genomic window of Amycolatopsis japonica:
- a CDS encoding APC family permease, which produces MSRDDTSLAKNVLGVPGIVFLVLAAVAPLTGMIVIAAIGIAVGNGGGMVAAFLLATVVLLLFAVGYAQMSRVLTSAGGFYAFVVKGLGRTPGLVAGFIAMLGYNCFVAGAIGTSGFFTSTAIDDVFGLKLDWLFWSALSVALVLLLSRRGIAVSAKVLGASLILEVSILLIMDFSVLFRHGFSFAAFSPSVMFQGAGGLALLFAANAFIGFEATALFGEEARDPKRTIPRATYIAIGFIGVFAAFTTWAVVSAIGAEQAQDVAAAHLSSGDLVLSVAQEYLGGPLTKVMLLLLVVSLFAALLALHNSATRYLYALGRVGVLPRVLGKTSPRNGAPRYASIVQLLFGSVVALAFRLAGLDPVADLTASMTGFGTLGILTLQLFAAVAILVYFRRTRDRRVVKTLIAPGLGAVGLGLIVTLAIVNFPTLAGSSNGVVPLLPWLLLVVALAGLALAGWLRRFRPSVYDALETDLEREPSNVVGQ; this is translated from the coding sequence ATGAGCCGAGACGACACGTCGCTCGCCAAGAACGTCCTGGGCGTGCCAGGCATCGTCTTCCTCGTGCTCGCCGCGGTCGCGCCGCTGACCGGGATGATCGTGATCGCGGCCATCGGCATCGCGGTCGGGAACGGCGGCGGTATGGTCGCGGCGTTCCTGCTGGCGACGGTCGTCCTGCTGCTGTTCGCGGTCGGCTACGCGCAGATGTCGCGGGTCCTCACGAGCGCGGGCGGCTTTTACGCCTTCGTGGTCAAGGGATTGGGCCGGACACCGGGTCTCGTCGCCGGTTTCATCGCGATGCTCGGCTACAACTGTTTCGTCGCGGGAGCGATCGGGACGAGCGGGTTCTTCACCTCCACGGCGATCGACGACGTCTTCGGCCTGAAACTCGATTGGCTGTTCTGGAGCGCGCTTTCGGTCGCGCTGGTCCTCTTGCTCAGCCGTCGCGGGATCGCGGTCAGCGCGAAGGTGCTGGGCGCCTCGCTGATCCTCGAAGTGTCGATCCTGCTGATCATGGACTTCAGCGTGCTGTTCCGGCACGGCTTCTCGTTCGCCGCGTTCAGCCCGTCCGTCATGTTCCAAGGGGCCGGCGGCCTGGCGTTGTTGTTCGCCGCCAACGCTTTCATCGGTTTCGAGGCGACGGCGCTGTTCGGCGAGGAGGCCAGGGATCCCAAGCGGACGATCCCGCGGGCGACCTACATCGCCATCGGGTTCATCGGGGTGTTCGCCGCGTTCACGACCTGGGCCGTGGTCAGCGCGATCGGCGCCGAGCAGGCGCAGGACGTGGCCGCCGCGCATCTGTCGAGCGGGGATCTCGTGCTTTCGGTCGCACAGGAGTACCTCGGCGGCCCGCTGACGAAGGTCATGTTGCTGCTTCTGGTGGTCAGCCTGTTCGCGGCGCTGCTGGCATTGCACAATTCGGCCACCCGCTATCTGTACGCGCTGGGCCGGGTCGGCGTGCTGCCGCGTGTGCTCGGCAAGACCAGCCCGCGCAACGGAGCGCCGCGCTACGCCTCGATCGTCCAGTTGCTCTTCGGGTCGGTGGTGGCGCTGGCGTTCCGCCTCGCCGGGCTCGACCCGGTCGCCGACCTCACCGCGAGCATGACCGGTTTCGGCACCCTCGGCATCCTCACCCTGCAGCTGTTCGCGGCCGTGGCGATCCTGGTCTACTTCCGCCGGACGCGGGACCGCCGGGTCGTGAAGACGCTGATCGCGCCCGGGCTGGGCGCGGTGGGCCTCGGGCTCATCGTGACGCTGGCGATCGTCAACTTCCCGACGCTCGCCGGGTCGAGCAACGGCGTCGTCCCGCTCCTGCCGTGGCTGCTCCTGGTGGTCGCGCTGGCCGGGCTCGCGCTCGCCGGCTGGCTGCGCCGGTTCCGTCCTTCGGTTTACGACGCGCTGGAGACCGACCTGGAACGCGAACCGTCAAACGTTGTTGGTCAGTGA
- a CDS encoding 1-phosphofructokinase family hexose kinase has protein sequence MIVTVTPNTALDVTYTVDGLRAGDVHRVREVRHRAGGKGVNVARVLHTLGADVRALFTAGGATGAAVVGDLAAAGIPATAIPIGGETRRTITVLADDGSVTLLNEPGPRLTGNEWQTFAAAVRARKPDVLVCSGSLPPGAGGYAGLFGDAPSILDTSGEALLAGLAGKPSVVKPNADELREVTGLRDPVAAAAELRKAGAGAVVVSLGAEGLLAVTGSGTWHAAPSTVLTGNTTGAGDAVVAALALGLSRAESWQDILRRAVALSGAAVLGPLAGDVDLAHYRAEQGLVAVRARPD, from the coding sequence GTGATCGTCACCGTCACGCCGAACACCGCGCTGGACGTAACGTACACAGTGGACGGTCTGCGGGCCGGTGACGTGCACCGGGTGCGGGAGGTGCGGCACCGGGCGGGCGGCAAGGGCGTCAACGTCGCCCGGGTGCTGCACACGCTCGGCGCCGACGTCCGCGCGCTCTTCACGGCGGGCGGCGCGACGGGCGCCGCCGTCGTGGGCGATCTCGCGGCGGCGGGCATCCCGGCCACCGCCATTCCGATCGGCGGCGAGACCCGGCGCACCATCACGGTTCTCGCGGACGACGGATCGGTCACGCTGCTGAACGAGCCAGGGCCCCGGCTCACCGGAAACGAGTGGCAAACGTTTGCCGCGGCCGTCCGGGCCCGCAAGCCCGACGTGCTCGTCTGCTCGGGCAGCCTTCCTCCCGGAGCCGGGGGATACGCCGGGCTGTTCGGCGACGCACCGTCCATCTTGGACACTTCCGGAGAAGCGCTGCTCGCCGGGCTGGCGGGGAAACCGTCCGTGGTCAAACCGAACGCCGACGAACTGCGCGAGGTCACCGGGCTGCGGGATCCGGTGGCCGCCGCGGCCGAACTGCGCAAGGCCGGGGCCGGTGCCGTCGTCGTGTCGCTGGGTGCCGAAGGACTGCTGGCGGTGACCGGCTCCGGCACCTGGCACGCGGCACCGTCCACTGTGCTCACTGGCAACACCACTGGCGCCGGTGACGCCGTCGTCGCCGCGCTGGCACTGGGGCTGAGCCGCGCCGAATCCTGGCAGGACATCCTGCGCCGCGCCGTCGCGTTGTCCGGGGCGGCCGTGCTCGGCCCGCTCGCCGGGGACGTCGACCTCGCGCACTACCGAGCCGAACAGGGGCTGGTCGCCGTGCGCGCCCGCCCGGACTAG
- a CDS encoding class II fructose-bisphosphate aldolase, which yields MPLVGTGEIVGAAAAARHGCGAFNAIQLEHITAIIDGAAAAEAPVIVQLSQNAVKYHGSLAPVGTAALAAARAATTPVAVHLDHAESADLVREAVALGFGSVMFDASKLDYTDNVRATREVAAYCHDHGVWVEAELGEVGGKDGVHAPGARTDPDEAAEFVASTGIDALAVAVGSSHAMLTRDAALDFELIARLREKVPVPLVLHGSSGVPDAGLAEAVRAGMTKINIATQLNKVFTAAAAEDWRAHPERVDPRKYLGAGRAAVAVEVRRLLGVLKLDHVEPVKVTIEQTLRD from the coding sequence ATGCCTCTGGTGGGAACCGGGGAGATCGTCGGAGCCGCCGCGGCGGCCCGGCACGGCTGCGGCGCGTTCAACGCGATCCAGCTCGAACACATCACCGCGATCATCGACGGCGCCGCCGCGGCGGAAGCACCGGTGATCGTGCAGCTGAGTCAGAACGCCGTGAAGTACCACGGCTCGCTGGCGCCGGTCGGTACAGCCGCTCTCGCGGCGGCCAGAGCGGCCACAACGCCGGTCGCGGTCCATCTCGACCACGCGGAATCGGCCGATCTGGTCCGTGAGGCGGTCGCGCTCGGCTTCGGCTCCGTCATGTTCGACGCGTCCAAACTGGACTACACGGACAACGTGCGCGCCACGCGGGAAGTCGCCGCGTACTGCCATGACCACGGGGTGTGGGTGGAGGCCGAACTCGGCGAGGTCGGCGGCAAGGACGGCGTCCACGCGCCCGGCGCGCGTACCGATCCCGACGAGGCGGCGGAGTTCGTCGCGTCCACCGGGATCGACGCGCTGGCGGTGGCGGTGGGCAGTTCGCACGCCATGCTGACCCGTGACGCCGCGCTGGACTTCGAGCTGATCGCGCGGCTGCGGGAAAAGGTGCCGGTGCCGTTGGTGCTGCACGGATCGTCCGGCGTGCCCGACGCAGGGCTGGCCGAAGCCGTCCGAGCCGGGATGACGAAGATCAATATCGCCACCCAGCTCAACAAGGTGTTCACCGCGGCCGCGGCGGAGGATTGGCGCGCGCATCCTGAGCGTGTCGATCCGCGGAAATACCTCGGTGCCGGGCGCGCCGCGGTCGCCGTCGAGGTGCGGCGGCTGCTGGGAGTGCTCAAGCTTGATCATGTTGAACCGGTCAAGGTGACGATTGAGCAGACTTTGCGCGATTGA
- a CDS encoding GntR family transcriptional regulator — MKPWVPGEIVVDPNGPEPLYSQVARQIGAAIEDGRLPNGARLDNELDLAARLHLSRPTIRQAIQSLVNQGLLVRKRGVGTQVVRTKVARPLRLSSLFDDLSELGDKPESVVLVNQVEPAGDEAIEQLETPGLTHVRRLKRVRSTGGEPLAIMNNYLPDGLIDPSDEELRDKGLYQLLRSAGVRLHAAQQNVGARQATEEDAELLDEKPGAALLTMRRTTYDESGKVVEYGWHVYRASRYSFNLSLTNNV; from the coding sequence ATGAAACCCTGGGTGCCCGGCGAGATCGTCGTGGATCCGAACGGCCCGGAACCGCTGTACTCCCAGGTCGCCCGGCAGATCGGCGCCGCCATCGAAGACGGCAGGCTGCCCAACGGCGCCCGGCTGGACAACGAGCTGGACCTGGCGGCGCGGCTGCACCTGTCGCGGCCGACCATCCGTCAGGCGATCCAGTCGCTGGTCAATCAGGGCCTGCTGGTCCGCAAGCGCGGCGTCGGCACGCAGGTCGTCCGCACCAAGGTCGCCCGGCCGCTGCGCTTGAGCAGCCTCTTCGACGACCTCAGTGAACTGGGGGACAAGCCGGAATCCGTCGTCCTCGTGAACCAGGTCGAGCCAGCGGGCGACGAGGCGATCGAACAGCTCGAAACGCCGGGCCTGACCCACGTCCGGCGGCTGAAGCGGGTGCGCTCGACCGGCGGCGAACCGCTGGCGATCATGAACAACTACCTGCCCGACGGTCTCATCGATCCGTCGGACGAGGAACTGCGGGACAAGGGGCTCTACCAGCTACTGCGCTCGGCGGGTGTCCGGCTGCACGCCGCCCAGCAGAACGTCGGCGCCCGGCAGGCGACCGAGGAGGACGCCGAACTGCTCGACGAGAAGCCGGGCGCGGCGCTGCTCACCATGCGCCGCACCACCTACGACGAGTCCGGCAAGGTCGTGGAATACGGATGGCACGTCTACCGCGCCTCGCGCTATTCGTTCAACCTCTCACTGACCAACAACGTTTGA
- a CDS encoding CoA-acylating methylmalonate-semialdehyde dehydrogenase has protein sequence MKTIDHWINGAATTAGSIRTAPVYDPAVGHARAEVLLAEPSDVDTAVAAAAKAFEAWGDSSLSQRTKVMFAFRELLVKHEDELARIISAEHGKVIDDARGEIVRGREIVEYACGIADALKGGFSDQVSRDVDVHDFRQPLGVVAGITPFNFPIMVPLWMHPIAIAAGNTFVLKPSERVPSASRLVAELYAEAGLPDGVFNVVNGDKVAVDAILEHPGIDAVSFVGSTPIAKYVHERATATGKRVQALGGAKNHAVVLPDADLDYAANHLTAAAFGSAGQRCMAISIGVAVGSAGDGLIEILERKAAEIKVGPGHEAGNDMGPVVTEAARRRVIDSVALGAEQGATVVVDGRELRVNGHEDGFFVGPSLLDHVTTEMAAYRDEIFGPVLGIVRVSTLDEAIALINANPYGNGTAVFTGSGEAARRFQREVKVGMIGVNVPIPVPMSYYSFGGWKDSLIGDSPIHGPAGVRFYTRAKVVTTRWPHSTAGFHFPTSS, from the coding sequence GTGAAGACCATCGACCACTGGATCAACGGCGCCGCGACCACGGCGGGCTCCATCCGCACGGCCCCGGTGTACGACCCGGCCGTCGGGCACGCACGGGCGGAGGTGCTGCTCGCGGAACCGTCCGATGTGGACACCGCGGTGGCCGCCGCGGCCAAGGCGTTCGAGGCGTGGGGCGATTCCTCGCTGTCGCAGCGGACGAAGGTGATGTTCGCCTTCCGCGAGCTGCTGGTGAAGCACGAGGACGAACTCGCCAGGATCATTTCCGCCGAACACGGCAAGGTGATCGACGACGCGCGCGGCGAGATCGTCCGCGGCCGCGAGATCGTCGAATACGCCTGCGGGATCGCCGACGCGCTGAAAGGCGGCTTCTCCGACCAGGTCTCGCGGGACGTGGACGTGCACGACTTCCGGCAGCCGCTCGGCGTCGTCGCCGGGATCACGCCGTTCAACTTCCCGATCATGGTGCCGTTGTGGATGCACCCGATCGCCATCGCGGCGGGCAACACGTTCGTCCTCAAGCCGAGCGAGCGGGTTCCGTCCGCGTCCCGGCTGGTCGCCGAACTATACGCCGAGGCGGGGCTGCCCGACGGCGTGTTCAACGTGGTCAACGGGGACAAGGTCGCGGTCGACGCGATCCTGGAGCACCCCGGCATCGACGCCGTGTCGTTCGTCGGGTCGACCCCGATCGCCAAGTACGTCCACGAACGCGCGACGGCCACCGGCAAACGCGTGCAGGCGCTGGGTGGGGCCAAGAACCACGCCGTCGTCCTGCCCGACGCCGATCTGGACTACGCCGCGAACCACCTCACGGCGGCCGCGTTCGGTTCGGCCGGGCAGCGCTGCATGGCGATCTCCATCGGTGTCGCCGTGGGATCGGCCGGGGACGGGCTGATCGAGATCCTCGAGCGCAAGGCCGCCGAGATCAAGGTCGGGCCCGGCCACGAGGCGGGCAACGACATGGGGCCGGTGGTCACGGAGGCCGCGCGGCGGCGGGTGATCGACTCCGTCGCCCTCGGGGCGGAGCAGGGCGCGACCGTGGTCGTCGACGGGCGGGAGCTGCGGGTCAACGGGCACGAGGACGGGTTCTTCGTCGGACCGTCCCTTTTGGACCACGTGACCACCGAGATGGCCGCCTACCGCGACGAGATCTTCGGGCCGGTGCTCGGGATCGTCCGGGTGTCCACACTGGACGAAGCGATCGCGCTGATCAACGCGAACCCGTACGGCAACGGGACCGCGGTCTTCACCGGCAGCGGCGAGGCGGCGCGGCGATTCCAGCGGGAGGTGAAGGTCGGGATGATCGGGGTGAACGTGCCCATCCCGGTGCCGATGTCGTACTACTCCTTCGGCGGGTGGAAGGACTCCCTCATCGGGGACAGCCCGATCCACGGGCCGGCCGGGGTGCGGTTCTACACGCGGGCGAAGGTCGTCACCACGCGGTGGCCGCACTCCACCGCCGGTTTCCACTTCCCGACGTCCAGCTGA
- a CDS encoding amino acid permease, with product MDSSLLTEKGESYSKALGNRQVQMIAIGGAIGVGLFLGAGGKLHQVGPSLVLSYALCGIAAYFVMRALGELVLHEPSSGSFVTYARKFIGPWAGFASGWMYWVNWAMTGIAEITAVAIYVHKWLPDVPQWITALVALGVLLAVNLLSVKLFGELEFWFSVVKVLAIVVFLVTALGLVLTSADIGGTTAGVHNLTAHSGFFPAGVGIALMTLQAVIFAYSAIEVVGIAAGETKDARKVLPKAINGVVWRIGVFYVGSVLLLAMLLPWPFYNGGESPFVTVFTRLGIPGIGDVMNAVVLTAALSSCNSGLYSTGRILRALADKGEAPKFVGRMSSRHVPYGGILFTSGAYVLGVVLNYLVPKDAFDIAIAIASLGVITTWATLIFCQLRLRQAALRGELERPSYRMPWAPYSGWATLGFLALVVVLMGFSDGAEKIAFYSIPVLVVVLAVGWRIVGKRQRQEVR from the coding sequence ATGGATTCCTCGCTGCTCACCGAAAAAGGTGAAAGCTACTCAAAAGCACTGGGCAACCGCCAAGTGCAGATGATCGCCATCGGCGGCGCGATCGGCGTCGGGCTGTTCCTCGGTGCCGGTGGCAAGCTCCACCAGGTCGGGCCGTCGCTGGTCCTGTCGTACGCGCTCTGTGGTATCGCCGCGTACTTCGTGATGCGCGCCCTCGGTGAGCTCGTGCTCCATGAGCCGTCCTCCGGCAGTTTCGTCACCTACGCCCGCAAGTTCATCGGGCCGTGGGCGGGTTTCGCCTCCGGCTGGATGTACTGGGTGAACTGGGCGATGACCGGTATCGCGGAGATCACCGCGGTGGCGATCTACGTGCACAAATGGCTGCCCGACGTGCCGCAGTGGATCACCGCACTGGTCGCGCTCGGTGTGCTGCTGGCGGTGAACCTGCTTTCGGTGAAACTGTTCGGCGAGCTGGAATTCTGGTTCTCGGTGGTCAAGGTGCTGGCCATCGTCGTCTTCCTGGTCACCGCCCTCGGACTGGTGCTCACCAGCGCCGACATCGGCGGCACCACCGCGGGCGTGCACAACCTGACCGCCCACAGTGGATTCTTCCCGGCCGGTGTCGGCATCGCGCTGATGACGCTGCAGGCGGTCATCTTCGCGTACTCGGCGATCGAGGTCGTCGGCATCGCCGCCGGCGAGACCAAGGACGCCCGCAAGGTGCTTCCGAAGGCGATCAACGGTGTCGTCTGGCGGATCGGCGTGTTCTACGTGGGATCCGTGCTGCTGCTGGCGATGCTCCTGCCGTGGCCGTTCTACAACGGCGGCGAGAGCCCGTTCGTCACCGTGTTCACCCGCCTCGGGATTCCGGGGATCGGTGACGTGATGAACGCCGTCGTGCTCACCGCCGCGCTGTCGAGCTGCAACTCCGGGCTCTACTCGACCGGCCGCATCCTGCGGGCGCTCGCGGACAAGGGCGAGGCGCCGAAGTTCGTCGGCCGGATGAGCAGCCGTCACGTGCCCTACGGCGGCATCCTGTTCACTTCCGGCGCCTACGTGCTGGGTGTGGTGCTCAACTACCTGGTGCCGAAGGACGCCTTCGACATCGCGATCGCCATCGCCTCGCTCGGCGTGATCACCACCTGGGCGACGCTGATCTTCTGCCAGCTGCGGCTGCGTCAGGCGGCGCTGCGCGGTGAGCTGGAACGGCCGTCGTACCGGATGCCGTGGGCGCCCTACAGCGGCTGGGCGACGCTCGGCTTCCTCGCGTTGGTGGTGGTCCTGATGGGCTTCTCCGACGGCGCCGAGAAGATCGCCTTCTACTCGATCCCGGTGCTGGTCGTGGTGCTGGCGGTCGGCTGGCGGATCGTCGGGAAACGGCAACGGCAAGAGGTGCGCTGA
- a CDS encoding MoaF C-terminal domain-containing protein, translating into MQLDVRFFPVTGTHRLSTDLVGLRANFHYGSGNVLEQHYADRTTMIWTGVSGDFAGVRQKESTLRVFETGPAQYFVTWYESGTVATAAHGEIFDGGYPIAVMADFGKSVATAAYTNPREDGGQYFLVDQATIEILDKPHGWPSFPEPRS; encoded by the coding sequence GTGCAACTCGACGTCCGCTTCTTCCCCGTGACCGGCACCCATCGGCTCAGCACCGACCTCGTCGGGCTGCGCGCGAACTTCCACTACGGCTCGGGGAACGTGCTGGAGCAGCATTACGCGGACAGGACGACGATGATCTGGACCGGTGTCTCCGGCGATTTCGCCGGTGTCCGCCAGAAGGAATCGACACTGCGTGTCTTCGAAACCGGCCCGGCGCAGTATTTCGTCACCTGGTACGAATCCGGAACCGTCGCGACGGCGGCGCACGGCGAGATCTTCGACGGCGGGTATCCGATCGCCGTGATGGCCGACTTCGGCAAGTCGGTGGCCACGGCCGCTTATACGAATCCGCGTGAGGACGGCGGGCAGTACTTTCTCGTGGATCAGGCGACGATCGAGATCCTGGACAAGCCGCACGGATGGCCTTCCTTTCCCGAACCGCGGTCGTGA
- a CDS encoding SIS domain-containing protein, whose amino-acid sequence MSGTFMAAEIASQPGRWRDAAALASANSELLPPPGARVAIVGCGTSWFIGQAYAVLRESAGLGETDAFAASEFPDGRGYDHVVALTRSGTTTEVHALLAKLRGRTPTIAITGVPREIEAAADTIVDLSVVDERSVVQTRFATTALAMLRAHLGEDLTAVADQAERVLAEPLPDELIGAEQFSFLGTGWSVGIANEAALKFREACLLWTESYPAWDYRHGPISISEPGRVTWMFGQAPEGLAEDVARAGGLFVESGLDPLADLVRAQRVAGAIAARKGLDPDNPRSLTRSVVLT is encoded by the coding sequence ATGAGCGGGACCTTCATGGCGGCGGAGATCGCGAGCCAGCCCGGCCGCTGGCGGGACGCGGCGGCGCTGGCCTCGGCGAACAGTGAGCTGCTGCCGCCGCCGGGCGCGCGGGTCGCGATCGTCGGCTGCGGCACGTCGTGGTTCATCGGCCAGGCGTACGCCGTCCTTCGCGAGTCCGCCGGGCTCGGCGAGACCGACGCCTTCGCCGCGTCGGAGTTCCCGGACGGCCGCGGTTACGACCACGTGGTGGCGCTGACCAGGTCGGGTACGACGACCGAGGTCCACGCCCTGCTGGCGAAGCTGCGGGGCCGGACGCCGACCATCGCGATCACCGGCGTGCCCCGCGAGATCGAGGCCGCCGCGGACACGATCGTCGACCTGTCCGTCGTCGACGAGCGCTCGGTCGTGCAGACCCGCTTCGCCACGACGGCGCTGGCGATGCTGCGCGCGCACCTCGGCGAGGACCTGACCGCGGTCGCCGACCAGGCCGAGCGCGTGCTCGCCGAACCGCTGCCCGACGAGCTCATCGGCGCCGAGCAGTTCAGCTTCCTCGGCACCGGCTGGTCCGTCGGCATCGCGAACGAGGCCGCGCTCAAGTTCCGCGAGGCGTGCCTGCTGTGGACGGAGTCGTACCCGGCGTGGGACTACCGGCACGGGCCGATCAGCATCAGCGAACCCGGCCGCGTGACCTGGATGTTCGGGCAGGCGCCGGAGGGGCTGGCCGAAGACGTCGCCCGCGCGGGCGGCCTGTTCGTCGAGAGCGGCCTGGACCCGCTGGCGGACCTGGTCCGCGCGCAGCGTGTCGCCGGGGCCATCGCCGCCCGCAAGGGGCTCGACCCGGACAACCCCCGCAGCCTTACCCGTTCCGTCGTCCTGACCTGA
- a CDS encoding carboxymuconolactone decarboxylase family protein, producing the protein MEPRVNLFENEVILKYAKRLGAANRPIEESSLPHATQELVKLRASQINGCGFCTDMHSKDAAHAGETSVRLNLVAAWREANVFTEPERAALALAEEGTRIADAHHGVSDDTWAQVRKHYDDEQIGALIALVATINAYNRLNVIARTPAGDYQPGMFD; encoded by the coding sequence ATGGAACCGCGCGTCAACCTGTTCGAGAACGAAGTCATCCTCAAGTACGCCAAGCGTCTCGGCGCCGCGAACCGCCCGATCGAGGAGTCCTCGCTGCCGCACGCGACGCAGGAGCTGGTGAAGCTGCGCGCCAGCCAGATCAACGGCTGCGGCTTCTGCACCGACATGCACAGCAAGGACGCCGCGCACGCCGGCGAGACCTCGGTTCGGCTCAACCTGGTCGCCGCCTGGCGGGAGGCGAACGTGTTCACCGAGCCCGAGCGCGCGGCCCTCGCGCTCGCCGAGGAGGGCACCCGTATCGCCGACGCGCACCACGGCGTCAGCGATGACACCTGGGCGCAGGTGCGCAAGCACTACGACGACGAGCAGATCGGCGCCCTGATCGCGCTGGTCGCCACGATCAACGCGTACAACCGGCTCAACGTCATCGCCCGGACCCCGGCAGGCGACTACCAGCCCGGCATGTTCGACTGA
- a CDS encoding Cgl0159 family (beta/alpha)8-fold protein codes for MSDTVRRIAAARVRDPGAIAVAAATRVRAKSPFNDKGRTMIIAADHPARGANGVGSEPLAMADRGELLDRLGLALERPGVTGVLATPDIIDDLLLLGVLDGKTVIGSMNRTGLAGSSFEIDDRFACYDAETIERMRFDGGKTLTRICLTDPATPSVLENTAKAVNDLADRKLIAMVEPFLSDWVDGRLRNDLSPDAVIRSITIASALGRTSAYTWLKLPVVKDMERVLAASTLPAVLLGGEVKDPDAAFAAWQRALALPTVQGLVVGRSLLYPHDGDVAKAVDTAVGLL; via the coding sequence GTGTCGGACACAGTGCGCCGGATAGCCGCCGCGAGGGTGCGGGATCCGGGAGCGATCGCCGTGGCCGCCGCCACCCGCGTCCGCGCGAAATCGCCGTTCAACGACAAGGGCCGCACGATGATCATCGCCGCGGACCATCCGGCTCGCGGCGCGAACGGCGTCGGCTCCGAACCGCTCGCGATGGCCGACCGCGGCGAACTGCTCGACCGCCTCGGCCTGGCGCTGGAACGCCCCGGGGTCACCGGCGTGCTGGCGACGCCGGACATCATCGACGATCTGCTGCTCCTCGGCGTGCTCGACGGCAAGACCGTCATCGGCTCGATGAACCGCACCGGACTGGCGGGATCGAGTTTCGAGATCGACGACCGGTTCGCCTGCTACGACGCCGAAACGATCGAACGGATGCGTTTCGACGGCGGCAAGACGCTCACCAGGATCTGCCTGACCGATCCGGCGACGCCGAGCGTTCTCGAGAACACCGCGAAGGCGGTCAACGACCTGGCCGACCGCAAGCTGATCGCGATGGTCGAGCCGTTCCTCTCGGATTGGGTCGACGGTCGTCTCCGCAACGACCTCTCCCCCGACGCCGTGATCCGCTCGATCACCATCGCCTCCGCCCTCGGCCGCACGTCGGCTTACACCTGGCTGAAGCTCCCGGTGGTGAAGGACATGGAGCGCGTGCTGGCCGCCTCGACCTTGCCCGCCGTCCTGCTCGGCGGAGAGGTCAAGGACCCCGACGCCGCGTTCGCCGCCTGGCAGCGGGCGCTCGCGCTGCCGACCGTGCAGGGCCTCGTGGTCGGACGATCCCTGCTCTACCCGCACGACGGCGACGTCGCCAAGGCCGTCGACACGGCCGTCGGACTGCTGTGA